Below is a window of Pelagicoccus albus DNA.
TCCTTGAGATCGCCGAACAACCTTAACACAGCTTTTCGATGGCGAAGAAATTTTGGCTAATCAAAAGCGAGCCGGACGTTTTCGGTTTCGATGATCTTGAGAAGTGCGAAAACCAGACCGAACATTGGGACGGTATCCGCAACTACCAGGCCCGCAACTTCATGCGGGACGACATGAAGAAGGGAGACATCGCCATCTTTTACCATTCCAATGCGGGCCCAAATGTCGGAGCTGTGGGATTGGTGACCGTGGCTAGCGAATCGGCCTATCCTGACCATACGCAATTTGACGAGAGCTCCAACTACTACGACGCAAAGTCTCCCAAGGACAATCCGCGTTGGCTCATGGTGGACTTCCAATGGAAGATGCCTTTCAAGCGGCTGGTTACACTGAAGGAGCTCAAGGAAACTCCAGAGCTCGAAGACATGCTGGTGGTGAAGCGTGGACAACGCCTGTCGATCCAACCGGTCGAAAAGAAGCATTTCGAAATCGTCTGCAAACTCGGCGGACTTACCGCCAAAGAGCTGAAATCGCTTTAGACCAGACCGTATCCAAATCAGAAGGGCACCCTCGATTGCTCGGAGGTGGCCCGCTCGGTTTTTGGAATGAAGCTACGCCTTGGGCAATTTGGCTCGCACGTCGGCCAATATCTGCTCGGGAGCGAGCCCGTTTTGGGCCCGCAGGTCGGCAACTCCGTCGCCATGCCCAACGAATTGGTCCGGCCACCCGATGCGTACCATCGGAGTGGTGACTGATTCGTCGATCAAGGTCTCTGAAAGCAAGCTACCGAATCCGCCGCTGCGAACGCCGTCTTCCATGGAAACGACCAACTTGGCAGACTTCGCTTGGCTGAGGAAAAGTTCGTTATCGAAAGGTTTGATGAAGCGAGCGTTGACGATCCCTACACTCAGCCCGTCTTCCGCTTCGATCTTCTCTTTCAGGATTTGGGCGTCCTTGAGCATGGGACCAAGAGCCCAGATAACAACATCGCTCCCCTCGGAAATCACTTCCGCCTTGCCGATAGGAAGGGTCTGAGGCTCTGTCTTCATTTCCACCCCTTCGCCCGCTCCTCTTGGATAGCGGATTGTGGCGGGCAAATCTTGGTTCAGAGCGGTATGCATCATGTCGACGAGTTCGTCCTCGTCCTTTGGTTGCATGCATATGAGATTCGGCACCATGCGCAGGTAGGCGATGTCGAACAAACCGTGGTGGGTCGCTCCGTCGTTTGGAGAAAGTCCGGCCCGGTCCATGCAAAAGACGACTGGCAGCTTCTGCAGGCATACGTCGTGGATGACCTGGTCGAAAGCTCTTTGCAGGAAGGTGCTGTAGATTCCGCAAACCGGACGCATGCCCCGCGTGGCCATGCCGGCGGCAAAAAGTACGGCGTGTTCCTCGGCGATTCCTACGTCGTAGAATTGATCGGGCACCTCGTTGCTGAGGTGAATCAATCCGGTTCCCGAGGGCATAGCTCCGGTGATGCCTACTACTTTGGGATCGGCTTGGGCAAAGCGGACCATGGCCTTGCCGAAGACGTCCTGATAGTTCGGGGGAGTTGGCTTGGAGCTGCCGTTGGTTTTTCCAGATGAAATTGCGAATGGGCTTGTGCCGTGAAAACGCTCTGGGAAATCCAGAGCGGGCTTGTAGCCTTTTCCTTTTTTGGTGACTACGTGCACGATGACCGGCTCATCCGATTCGCGGGCGAATTCCAGATAGCGAGTGACTTGCGGGAGGTCGTGCCCATCGATCGGGCCCAAGTAGCGGACGCCAAACTTCTCGAAAAGCGAGGAGGGAACCATCATGCTCTTCCAGCCACGCTCCGCGGTTTTGCCGAGCTTTACGAGCTGGTCGCCGCCAGGTACCGTTTTGAGTAGAGAACCGACATCGTGATGGAGGCGGTTGTAGATTGGATTCGTGATCAGCTCGTTGAGGTACTTCGAAATAGCTCCTACGTTTTTGGCGATCGACCATTCAT
It encodes the following:
- a CDS encoding EVE domain-containing protein, coding for MAKKFWLIKSEPDVFGFDDLEKCENQTEHWDGIRNYQARNFMRDDMKKGDIAIFYHSNAGPNVGAVGLVTVASESAYPDHTQFDESSNYYDAKSPKDNPRWLMVDFQWKMPFKRLVTLKELKETPELEDMLVVKRGQRLSIQPVEKKHFEIVCKLGGLTAKELKSL
- the dxs gene encoding 1-deoxy-D-xylulose-5-phosphate synthase — encoded protein: MNDDTQTNAPGQAYPILSRIQGAADLRKLSQEELATLAQEIRDRLIKVTSINGGHLGPNLGVVELCIALHLVFDTPQDQFVFDTSHQGYVHKLLTGRNGPEFEGIRSSAGLSGFLSRDESEHDAFGAGHAGTALSAAVGMAAARDALESDDHVVAVCGDAAFTCGITMEALNNVAESTKRLIIVLNDNEWSIAKNVGAISKYLNELITNPIYNRLHHDVGSLLKTVPGGDQLVKLGKTAERGWKSMMVPSSLFEKFGVRYLGPIDGHDLPQVTRYLEFARESDEPVIVHVVTKKGKGYKPALDFPERFHGTSPFAISSGKTNGSSKPTPPNYQDVFGKAMVRFAQADPKVVGITGAMPSGTGLIHLSNEVPDQFYDVGIAEEHAVLFAAGMATRGMRPVCGIYSTFLQRAFDQVIHDVCLQKLPVVFCMDRAGLSPNDGATHHGLFDIAYLRMVPNLICMQPKDEDELVDMMHTALNQDLPATIRYPRGAGEGVEMKTEPQTLPIGKAEVISEGSDVVIWALGPMLKDAQILKEKIEAEDGLSVGIVNARFIKPFDNELFLSQAKSAKLVVSMEDGVRSGGFGSLLSETLIDESVTTPMVRIGWPDQFVGHGDGVADLRAQNGLAPEQILADVRAKLPKA